A genomic region of Sulfurimonas hongkongensis contains the following coding sequences:
- a CDS encoding surface lipoprotein assembly modifier yields the protein MKKVFIAIVLILPLHLLAIEQKEIYTQATAAYKAKDFKTSYTLFSKLYITNLSDANLNFMFGISAYEIGNYNMALAAFERVEMLEPANLRNKLEKARTFYMLKMYENAELTFKEVLKNPLIPQNVRKNVELYLSRVIKEQKKSFTYVSLNLNTLYDSNVNSAPIDDTYNIGITEYATAKEKSDGAVETFASIVNIYDIGEANGFALKNSASIYLKRHFEEDEYDINYFSYMPSLLYKYTKYTLEMVGGVDAMTLGDRSYLQTLSLMPRFEYEHTKTLRSMTHFRYQVKDFKQNDQKDLNANHYELSYGLQNILSPRSYVQVNITGVLERKKRGSRVDVDYDEYKFDVAYANQLTSIYGAELYAQIRKREYNDYSTLFNSRRDDLAKSISVGLSVKMLENLLLRLNARYDRVDSDQDVFSYEKQTLLVGVIKTF from the coding sequence ATGAAAAAAGTATTTATTGCCATAGTATTAATTTTACCTCTGCATCTTTTAGCAATAGAGCAAAAAGAGATCTATACTCAAGCTACAGCTGCTTACAAAGCCAAAGATTTTAAAACTTCATATACTCTTTTTTCAAAGTTATACATAACAAATCTCTCTGATGCTAACTTGAACTTTATGTTTGGTATCTCTGCGTATGAGATTGGAAACTACAATATGGCACTTGCAGCTTTTGAAAGAGTAGAGATGCTAGAGCCTGCCAATCTTAGAAATAAGCTTGAAAAGGCAAGAACCTTTTATATGCTAAAGATGTATGAAAATGCGGAGCTTACATTTAAAGAAGTTCTAAAAAATCCTCTTATCCCCCAAAATGTTCGCAAAAATGTAGAGCTATATCTCTCTAGAGTGATAAAAGAGCAAAAAAAATCATTTACCTATGTCTCGCTCAATTTAAACACTTTATACGACTCAAATGTAAATTCTGCGCCTATAGATGATACTTACAATATAGGTATAACAGAGTATGCAACGGCTAAAGAGAAGTCTGATGGAGCAGTTGAAACTTTTGCTAGTATCGTTAACATCTACGATATAGGGGAAGCGAATGGTTTTGCACTCAAAAACAGTGCATCCATCTATCTTAAGAGACATTTTGAAGAGGATGAGTACGATATAAACTACTTCTCTTACATGCCAAGTCTTCTTTACAAATACACAAAGTACACACTTGAAATGGTAGGTGGAGTAGATGCAATGACTCTTGGAGATAGGAGTTATCTGCAAACGCTCTCCCTGATGCCAAGGTTTGAGTATGAACACACAAAAACTCTAAGAAGCATGACGCACTTTAGATATCAAGTAAAAGATTTTAAACAAAACGACCAAAAAGATCTAAATGCAAACCACTATGAGTTATCTTATGGATTACAAAATATTTTGTCGCCACGCTCTTATGTTCAGGTAAATATTACCGGAGTACTAGAGAGAAAAAAGCGTGGATCAAGAGTGGATGTAGACTATGATGAGTATAAATTTGATGTAGCTTATGCCAATCAGCTTACTTCTATTTACGGTGCAGAATTATATGCTCAGATAAGAAAACGAGAGTATAATGACTATAGCACACTCTTTAACTCAAGAAGAGATGACCTTGCCAAAAGTATAAGTGTGGGGCTAAGTGTTAAAATGCTTGAGAATTTACTCTTAAGACTCAATGCTCGATATGATAGAGTTGATTCCGACCAAGATGTATTTAGCTATGAAAAACAGACACTCTTAGTTGGTGTTATAAAGACTTTTTAG
- a CDS encoding formate/nitrite transporter family protein, with the protein MSYLQPHEFVTKMVDSGESKVYMSTKDTIIRAFMAGAILGLAAAFAIAVTITTGSALVGAMLFPVGFIMLYLMGFDLLTGVFVLVPLALLDKREGVTIKQVLRNWGLVFLGNFAGALVVAFMLSFVLTYGYQIEPGLVGEKISTIGEARTLGYKEHGISGWFTIFMRGMLCNWMVSMGVVGAMISTTVSGKAIAMWMPIMLFFFMGFEHSIVNMFLFPFSMILGGDFTIMDYLIWNEIPTVFGNLVGGLAFTGLTLYSTHIRTGAKRDLT; encoded by the coding sequence ATGTCTTATCTGCAACCTCATGAGTTTGTAACGAAAATGGTCGACTCTGGAGAATCCAAAGTCTATATGTCAACTAAAGACACCATCATCAGAGCCTTTATGGCAGGAGCCATACTTGGTCTCGCTGCCGCATTTGCTATTGCAGTCACCATTACAACAGGCTCAGCTCTTGTTGGAGCTATGCTCTTTCCTGTTGGCTTTATCATGCTCTATCTTATGGGTTTTGATCTTTTAACTGGAGTTTTCGTTCTAGTTCCCCTTGCTCTTTTAGACAAACGAGAAGGAGTTACTATAAAGCAAGTCTTAAGAAACTGGGGGCTCGTTTTTTTAGGTAACTTTGCGGGTGCACTTGTAGTTGCTTTTATGCTCTCTTTTGTTCTTACATATGGCTACCAAATAGAGCCAGGCTTAGTTGGTGAGAAGATATCAACTATTGGCGAAGCAAGAACTTTAGGCTACAAAGAGCATGGCATCTCTGGCTGGTTTACTATCTTTATGCGTGGCATGCTTTGTAACTGGATGGTCTCGATGGGAGTAGTTGGAGCCATGATATCCACAACTGTTAGCGGAAAAGCTATCGCTATGTGGATGCCCATCATGCTCTTCTTTTTTATGGGCTTTGAACACTCTATAGTAAATATGTTTTTATTTCCATTTTCTATGATTTTAGGTGGAGATTTTACAATCATGGACTACCTCATCTGGAATGAAATCCCAACCGTATTTGGAAACTTAGTAGGCGGTTTAGCTTTTACTGGGCTTACTCTATACTCAACTCACATTAGAACTGGGGCAAAAAGAGATTTAACATAA
- a CDS encoding ADP-ribosylglycohydrolase family protein, giving the protein MFDKKKVKELVLSSLVADAYSLGSHWVYDEKELENLDIDWDELNDAKAPWHKGKMAGDFTHYGDQTLWLYEFLKDKDKFDADAYVEFWADKMSSYDGYIDGSSKDTLINIKNNISASGASSTDLSIVGRIAPLLLVSNSKKEFLQNVESFVKCTHNSDKAITTAKFFATLLLEVLDGKDIKESIMALKDKFDAKTEAYVDRGVASKSDDTLQAIRDFGPSCDIDGGFVGVVHLLYRHENLKEMLIANAKAGGDSSARAMLATIIFMAQKGKNISDIPASWLKIKAYVKSLFAPVLM; this is encoded by the coding sequence ATGTTTGATAAGAAAAAAGTAAAAGAATTGGTGCTTAGTTCATTGGTGGCTGATGCTTACTCTTTAGGATCGCATTGGGTCTATGATGAAAAAGAGCTTGAAAATCTTGATATAGATTGGGATGAGTTAAACGATGCAAAAGCTCCTTGGCACAAAGGTAAAATGGCTGGAGATTTTACCCACTATGGGGATCAAACTTTATGGTTATATGAGTTTTTAAAAGATAAAGATAAGTTTGATGCAGATGCATATGTAGAGTTTTGGGCAGATAAAATGAGTAGTTATGATGGATATATCGATGGCTCTTCAAAAGATACTCTGATAAATATCAAAAACAATATCTCTGCTAGTGGTGCGTCTTCAACTGATTTATCCATTGTTGGAAGGATTGCTCCACTTTTGTTAGTCTCAAATTCAAAGAAAGAGTTTTTGCAAAATGTAGAGAGTTTTGTAAAATGTACTCATAATTCAGATAAGGCTATAACAACAGCTAAGTTTTTTGCCACTTTACTGCTTGAAGTGTTAGATGGCAAAGATATAAAAGAGTCTATCATGGCTCTTAAAGATAAATTTGATGCAAAAACAGAAGCGTATGTGGATAGAGGTGTTGCTTCAAAGAGTGATGATACACTGCAAGCCATCAGAGATTTTGGACCAAGTTGTGATATAGATGGTGGATTTGTCGGAGTTGTGCATCTGTTATACAGACACGAGAATCTTAAAGAGATGCTAATTGCTAACGCAAAAGCAGGTGGAGACTCAAGTGCTAGAGCTATGCTTGCAACTATCATTTTTATGGCACAAAAAGGTAAGAACATTTCCGATATTCCGGCCTCTTGGTTAAAGATTAAAGCTTATGTTAAATCTCTTTTTGCCCCAGTTCTAATGTGA
- a CDS encoding DUF3185 family protein — MGKGLGISVRVIGLILAVVGVGFAVWGYQLSGSIGSQVTQVVTGANTDRVMTYYIIGAVSFVVGIYLLRKK; from the coding sequence ATGGGAAAAGGTTTAGGAATCTCCGTAAGAGTTATCGGTCTCATTTTAGCGGTTGTAGGGGTTGGTTTTGCAGTGTGGGGGTATCAGTTATCTGGTTCTATCGGATCACAAGTGACACAAGTTGTTACTGGTGCAAATACAGATAGGGTAATGACTTATTATATTATTGGTGCTGTGAGTTTTGTCGTTGGCATCTATCTTTTACGCAAAAAGTAA
- a CDS encoding lmo0937 family membrane protein produces MLETIAIILIILWLLGFVSSYTLGGFIHILLVIALVVILLRVIQGRRI; encoded by the coding sequence ATGCTTGAGACTATTGCAATAATCCTGATCATTCTTTGGCTTTTAGGATTTGTCAGCTCATACACTTTGGGAGGATTTATTCATATTCTCTTAGTCATTGCACTCGTAGTTATTCTACTTCGTGTTATTCAAGGAAGACGGATATAG
- a CDS encoding ABC transporter permease translates to MIWNAFLLALREIRRSVMRSVLTTLGIVIGIASVIAMIMLGDATTAYVTQSISKLGTNMLMVIPGQQRQGPPSTDSTARRFTHSDIDALKGGIINIRGVAPVSSSQMQAVYANKNYATTVEGSDNDYFIVKDWVFASGRDFLPSELQGGKTVCVIGETVRKELFGTLDPVGELIRLENFSCEIVGLLESKGAAMFGMDQDAIIVTPIKMFQRRISGNQEIGRIMISANSASSIEGVKASLISLLQERRKIQVGQENDFNVHDMREMVQTLSSTTQILTILLGAVAAISLLVGGIGIMNIMLVSVTERTREIGIRLAVGALEREVLLQFLIESIVLASIGGILGIIVGVGAGIGVALFFELPLIFNIPIILVAFFFSTIVGVVFGYFPARKAARLNPIDALRHE, encoded by the coding sequence ATGATTTGGAATGCTTTTTTACTTGCTCTTCGTGAAATTCGCAGAAGTGTTATGCGTTCGGTGTTAACAACGCTTGGAATTGTTATTGGGATAGCTTCTGTTATTGCGATGATAATGCTAGGAGATGCTACAACAGCCTATGTCACACAGAGCATCTCTAAACTTGGTACAAACATGCTTATGGTTATACCAGGGCAGCAAAGACAGGGTCCTCCAAGCACTGACTCTACGGCTCGAAGGTTTACCCATAGCGATATTGATGCACTTAAAGGGGGGATTATCAATATCCGCGGCGTCGCTCCTGTTAGCTCAAGCCAAATGCAAGCAGTATATGCTAATAAAAACTATGCAACCACTGTTGAGGGAAGTGATAATGATTACTTTATAGTTAAAGATTGGGTTTTTGCCTCAGGGAGAGATTTTTTACCATCAGAACTTCAAGGTGGAAAAACTGTTTGTGTTATCGGTGAGACAGTTAGAAAAGAACTCTTTGGCACACTTGATCCTGTAGGAGAGCTTATAAGACTTGAGAACTTCTCATGTGAGATTGTTGGACTGCTTGAATCAAAAGGTGCGGCAATGTTTGGAATGGATCAAGATGCCATTATTGTAACACCTATAAAAATGTTTCAAAGACGTATAAGTGGAAATCAGGAGATAGGAAGAATTATGATTTCAGCAAACAGCGCTTCATCAATAGAGGGTGTAAAAGCATCTCTTATCTCACTTTTACAGGAGCGACGTAAGATTCAGGTTGGGCAAGAGAATGATTTTAATGTCCACGATATGCGAGAGATGGTTCAAACTCTCTCTTCTACGACACAGATACTCACTATTTTACTTGGAGCAGTAGCAGCCATCAGTCTTTTAGTTGGTGGTATCGGCATCATGAACATTATGCTAGTCTCTGTTACAGAGAGAACACGTGAGATAGGTATACGTCTCGCTGTTGGAGCGTTAGAGAGGGAGGTGCTATTGCAGTTTTTAATAGAGTCAATAGTTCTTGCTTCTATTGGAGGGATTTTGGGCATTATTGTCGGGGTAGGTGCAGGAATTGGGGTTGCACTCTTTTTTGAATTGCCACTTATTTTTAATATACCTATAATTTTAGTAGCCTTTTTCTTCTCAACAATTGTAGGAGTTGTTTTTGGATATTTTCCAGCGAGAAAAGCGGCAAGACTCAACCCTATAGATGCTCTAAGGCATGAGTAG
- a CDS encoding ABC transporter ATP-binding protein encodes MKEFIIELRGATKTYGENEAKTYAMRGVDLKVKRGEFLAIMGPSGSGKSTAMNMIGCLDTLSGGEYIFEGINVEALSRDQRALLRRNYIGFIFQGFNLLGKTTAIENVELPLLYRGYNAQERHEMAMDALKSVGLEQVAHHTPGELSGGQQQRVAIARAIATKPLILLADEPTGNLDSAKSIEIMELLQSFNRKKKITILMVTHEVEMAEYASRRVHFRDGAIEYIEDSEADL; translated from the coding sequence ATGAAAGAATTTATCATAGAGTTACGAGGGGCTACAAAAACATATGGCGAAAATGAAGCAAAAACATATGCGATGCGCGGTGTAGATTTAAAAGTCAAGCGTGGAGAATTTTTAGCCATCATGGGACCTAGTGGATCTGGCAAATCAACTGCTATGAATATGATAGGATGTCTTGATACTCTAAGTGGCGGAGAGTACATTTTTGAGGGGATCAATGTTGAGGCACTCTCCCGAGATCAGCGTGCACTACTGAGGAGAAACTATATTGGCTTTATATTTCAAGGTTTTAACCTGCTTGGGAAAACAACTGCCATAGAAAATGTAGAACTTCCACTTCTTTATCGTGGTTACAATGCACAAGAGAGACATGAGATGGCAATGGACGCCCTAAAGAGTGTTGGACTTGAGCAAGTCGCACATCACACTCCCGGGGAACTCTCAGGTGGGCAACAACAGCGTGTTGCCATCGCTCGTGCTATTGCTACAAAGCCGCTTATTTTACTAGCAGACGAGCCAACCGGAAACCTTGACAGTGCAAAAAGTATAGAGATTATGGAGCTTTTACAATCTTTTAATCGTAAAAAGAAAATTACTATACTGATGGTAACGCATGAGGTAGAGATGGCAGAATATGCCTCAAGAAGGGTTCATTTTAGAGATGGCGCTATAGAGTACATCGAAGATTCGGAAGCAGATTTATGA
- a CDS encoding efflux RND transporter periplasmic adaptor subunit, translated as MDNNKTIEETLNIGKNKKSSYKKYIWISLFVLLIAGAIFWYLTYGAKDKELNYHTTTLERKTITTTVLATGNMEPTNTVDVGIEVSGTISEVLVDYNERVKKGQLMARLDTVKLSSKVTSYQAGLAKLEANIAEATASLNKAKKEWIRVKKMVEATNGNYPSKQEVDSAFTTYELAKASLQAAKAGRDQASAELKAAQDDLKKAAVVSPINGVVLDRKVEPGQSVVSAMTIPVLFTMAEDLTKMKVVVSVDEADIADVKEQQRVNFSVDAYPEMVFEGTLTQLRLNSQIVNGVVTYDAVVNVDNSELFLRPGMTVTAQIVTDVLEDVLVLPNAALRFTPPIKEKNSSRHVKADALKHHVWTLRENKPVRVEVEVGKSDGSLTVIKKSKLSEKDLVLIGIKES; from the coding sequence ATGGACAATAACAAAACGATAGAAGAGACTCTAAATATAGGTAAAAACAAAAAGAGCAGCTATAAAAAATATATATGGATTTCTCTTTTTGTGCTTCTTATCGCTGGAGCTATTTTTTGGTATCTTACATATGGGGCAAAAGATAAAGAGTTAAACTATCATACAACTACTTTAGAGAGAAAAACCATTACTACAACGGTCTTAGCAACTGGAAATATGGAGCCGACAAATACAGTTGATGTAGGTATAGAAGTCTCAGGGACCATAAGCGAGGTCTTAGTAGATTATAACGAGAGAGTCAAAAAAGGGCAGCTGATGGCACGACTTGACACGGTAAAACTATCCTCAAAAGTAACAAGTTACCAAGCAGGACTTGCAAAACTTGAAGCAAATATCGCAGAAGCCACTGCCTCGTTAAACAAGGCAAAAAAGGAGTGGATTCGAGTAAAAAAAATGGTTGAGGCAACTAATGGAAACTATCCATCAAAGCAGGAAGTTGACTCTGCTTTTACTACTTATGAACTAGCAAAGGCTTCTTTGCAAGCTGCAAAAGCTGGGCGTGATCAGGCTAGTGCTGAGCTAAAGGCTGCACAAGATGATCTTAAAAAAGCAGCTGTTGTCTCTCCTATAAACGGGGTGGTATTAGATAGAAAAGTTGAACCAGGGCAGAGTGTAGTCTCGGCTATGACGATACCTGTACTCTTTACTATGGCAGAAGATTTGACTAAAATGAAAGTAGTTGTAAGTGTTGATGAAGCAGATATTGCAGATGTAAAAGAGCAGCAGAGAGTAAACTTTAGCGTTGATGCTTATCCAGAGATGGTTTTTGAGGGAACGCTAACACAATTGCGTCTTAATTCCCAAATAGTAAACGGTGTAGTAACTTATGATGCTGTTGTAAATGTGGACAATTCTGAGCTTTTTTTAAGACCGGGAATGACGGTTACAGCCCAGATTGTCACAGATGTTTTAGAAGATGTTTTAGTTTTACCAAATGCAGCACTCCGATTTACTCCACCTATAAAAGAGAAAAATAGTTCTAGGCATGTTAAAGCGGATGCTTTAAAACACCATGTTTGGACTTTAAGAGAGAATAAACCTGTTAGAGTTGAGGTTGAGGTAGGTAAGAGTGATGGTAGTTTAACTGTTATAAAAAAATCAAAGCTTAGTGAAAAGGATCTTGTTCTAATCGGAATAAAAGAGTCATGA
- a CDS encoding TolC family protein, giving the protein MKNSVPLYIIFHLLAFISLSANDKELLSQEKQNLLLQEQNRYESEYEKLRYNWIAPLNLGASYGYDKVYTGDYGTTSNISVSISQDIFRSGGITYQIEYADAKKRVDEIALAKEIAAINEELFSALLNYKKTLYQKKQSELILKNKEIEIFIKRQLYDVGKADITELNNALMAQSDELKNLVTHKYMLAQLREEVSKLSDVDPAVFLLPKFTLIEKETYLQNNLNLNFLRLQTKSYESLYSVTKSSYMPSVTLSANVGYQEYDSKKYENKYDGNYYGARVMLNVPFTYNATATTQEAKASYLKQAAQVADMYRNTKASYTQSIELIESYRSYNEITLKNLSLYDELIEAIEAGVNTGEKTGYDLQTIKNTKAIEELNIKLSEINIQIELAKLHFALKRNDDGQ; this is encoded by the coding sequence ATGAAAAATAGTGTTCCTCTTTATATAATATTTCATCTTTTAGCTTTCATATCACTAAGTGCTAATGATAAGGAGCTCCTTTCTCAAGAGAAGCAAAATCTTTTGCTTCAAGAACAAAATAGATATGAATCAGAGTATGAAAAACTAAGATACAACTGGATAGCACCTCTTAATTTAGGAGCTTCTTATGGATATGATAAAGTATATACAGGAGATTATGGCACAACCTCAAATATCTCAGTCTCCATCTCTCAAGATATCTTTCGCTCTGGAGGTATAACATACCAGATAGAGTATGCAGATGCCAAAAAAAGAGTAGATGAGATTGCACTTGCAAAAGAGATAGCAGCTATAAATGAAGAGCTTTTTAGTGCACTTTTAAACTACAAAAAAACGCTCTACCAAAAAAAGCAGAGTGAGTTGATACTTAAAAACAAAGAGATAGAAATTTTTATAAAAAGACAACTCTATGATGTAGGTAAGGCTGATATTACAGAGTTAAACAATGCACTGATGGCACAAAGCGATGAATTGAAAAATTTAGTTACACACAAGTATATGCTCGCACAGCTAAGAGAAGAAGTCTCAAAGTTAAGTGACGTTGATCCAGCTGTATTTTTACTTCCCAAATTTACTCTTATAGAGAAAGAGACCTATCTTCAAAACAATTTGAATCTAAACTTCCTTCGCTTGCAAACAAAAAGTTATGAGTCTCTTTATAGTGTGACAAAGAGTAGCTATATGCCCAGCGTTACACTAAGTGCCAATGTTGGATATCAAGAGTATGATTCAAAAAAGTATGAAAACAAGTATGATGGAAATTACTATGGTGCAAGAGTCATGCTTAATGTGCCCTTTACATACAATGCGACGGCAACAACGCAAGAAGCAAAAGCTAGTTACTTAAAACAAGCTGCCCAAGTTGCAGATATGTATAGAAATACCAAAGCTTCTTATACCCAATCGATAGAACTTATAGAGAGTTATCGTAGCTATAATGAGATAACTTTAAAAAATCTCTCTTTGTATGATGAGCTTATTGAAGCTATAGAAGCAGGAGTAAACACAGGAGAAAAAACGGGGTATGATTTACAAACTATAAAAAATACAAAAGCGATCGAGGAACTAAATATAAAACTAAGTGAGATAAACATACAAATTGAGCTGGCAAAGCTCCATTTTGCACTTAAGAGGAATGATGATGGACAATAA
- the cas2 gene encoding CRISPR-associated endonuclease Cas2: MSAYRFMWLMVMFDMPTDTKKARKKYRYLRGELLKEGYMMMQFSIYIRSFHSYESTLNGKKRLKDFIASNIAKGSIRMIMFTDKQFGNMDIIVGTKEENEKNAPKQLLLF, encoded by the coding sequence ATGAGTGCTTATAGATTTATGTGGCTAATGGTAATGTTTGATATGCCGACCGATACAAAAAAAGCAAGAAAGAAGTACCGTTATTTACGTGGTGAGCTTCTAAAAGAAGGGTATATGATGATGCAGTTTTCTATCTACATTCGCTCATTTCACTCTTACGAATCAACTTTAAATGGAAAAAAAAGGCTCAAAGATTTTATAGCTTCAAACATAGCAAAAGGAAGCATAAGGATGATTATGTTTACAGATAAGCAGTTTGGAAATATGGATATAATCGTAGGTACAAAAGAAGAAAATGAAAAGAATGCACCAAAACAGCTATTGCTATTTTGA